From uncultured Bacteroides sp., a single genomic window includes:
- a CDS encoding DUF6452 family protein: protein MKHLLKLLFLGIFLCSVIGLALTACEETEDCSLSGRPSPRFNFVVKSTLKAKSFDSLTVVALNTVKGDSTILNNSKKVTYASLPLSYVDTKTAMVFKYSDNLSDTLWITHANIAHFLSMECGITMFYQVEKVEHTSNLIDSIAIINSGVDTNEKENIRVYY, encoded by the coding sequence ATGAAACATCTATTGAAATTATTGTTTCTTGGAATATTTCTTTGCAGCGTAATTGGACTGGCATTGACAGCTTGTGAAGAAACTGAGGATTGTTCTTTATCGGGACGTCCTTCTCCGCGATTCAATTTTGTTGTTAAGAGTACGCTGAAAGCCAAATCGTTTGATTCGCTTACGGTTGTGGCTCTTAATACAGTTAAGGGCGATTCTACTATACTGAATAATTCGAAGAAAGTTACTTATGCTTCACTTCCACTTAGTTATGTTGATACAAAAACAGCTATGGTCTTTAAATATTCAGATAATCTGAGTGATACTCTTTGGATTACTCATGCCAATATCGCACATTTTCTTTCAATGGAATGTGGAATAACAATGTTTTATCAGGTAGAAAAAGTGGAGCATACCTCTAATCTTATAGATTCTATTGCAATAATTAATTCTGGAGTTGATACCAATGAAAAAGAGAATATTCGCGTATATTATTAA
- a CDS encoding DUF6048 family protein, with protein MKKRIFAYIINIVALLVLSLPVFSQGNQGQKAMPKVQTVPKEIFPLYNGTFVGLDLYGLGGNVFGSKFTSSEVSVDVNLKNRFFPVLEVGYGKTDDEENGISYKSSAPYFRIGMNYNMMFRKKNMSHLYLGCRYGFSALSYDVKGSALEDDIYSGEVPFESMGEKTNAHWMELLFGIRAQVYKNFLMGWSLRYKAKLSVKENAHSTPWYIPGFGENKSTNFGVTYSLIYKLPF; from the coding sequence ATGAAAAAGAGAATATTCGCGTATATTATTAATATAGTTGCTTTGTTGGTTCTATCTCTACCTGTCTTTTCTCAAGGAAATCAAGGACAGAAGGCTATGCCGAAAGTTCAGACTGTGCCGAAAGAGATATTCCCTTTGTATAACGGTACCTTTGTTGGTCTTGATTTATATGGTTTAGGAGGCAATGTGTTTGGAAGTAAATTCACAAGCTCAGAAGTGAGCGTGGACGTTAATCTGAAAAATAGATTTTTCCCGGTGCTTGAAGTGGGGTATGGAAAAACTGATGACGAAGAAAATGGCATTTCGTATAAGTCGTCTGCTCCATATTTCAGGATTGGGATGAATTATAATATGATGTTCAGGAAAAAGAATATGAGCCATCTGTACCTGGGATGTCGCTATGGTTTTAGTGCATTAAGTTACGATGTAAAAGGTTCTGCATTAGAAGATGATATCTACTCAGGCGAAGTGCCCTTTGAGTCTATGGGTGAGAAGACAAATGCTCATTGGATGGAATTATTGTTTGGTATAAGAGCTCAGGTATATAAAAATTTTCTGATGGGATGGTCCTTGAGATATAAGGCTAAACTTAGCGTAAAAGAGAATGCTCACTCAACTCCGTGGTATATCCCTGGTTTTGGAGAAAACAAGTCAACAAACTTTGGAGTTACTTATTCATTGATTTATAAGTTACCATTTTAA
- a CDS encoding manganese efflux pump MntP family protein — translation MTNLENWLIAIGLAMDCLAVSIASGIILKKVEWRTILTMAFFFGFFQALMPFLGWAGASRFSHLIESFDHWAVFLILCFLGGRMVWESFKDDECKKEFNPASLKVILTLAIATSLDALAVGVSYAFMGIRTVDGILSPILIIGLVSFIISVFGLLFGIFFGCKHNMRVELWGGLILIGIGTKVLIEHICV, via the coding sequence ATGACAAATTTAGAGAATTGGCTAATTGCGATAGGGCTGGCGATGGACTGTCTGGCTGTATCTATAGCAAGTGGCATTATATTGAAGAAAGTAGAGTGGAGAACGATTCTGACAATGGCTTTCTTTTTCGGCTTTTTTCAGGCTTTGATGCCTTTCCTGGGTTGGGCAGGTGCGAGCAGATTTAGCCATTTAATAGAAAGCTTTGATCATTGGGCAGTTTTTCTTATCCTTTGTTTTCTTGGTGGAAGAATGGTTTGGGAATCTTTTAAAGATGATGAGTGCAAGAAGGAATTTAATCCTGCTAGTCTGAAGGTGATATTAACTCTGGCAATAGCCACAAGTCTGGATGCTCTCGCAGTTGGCGTTTCTTATGCTTTTATGGGTATAAGAACTGTTGATGGCATTCTTTCGCCAATATTGATTATTGGATTAGTTTCCTTTATTATATCTGTTTTCGGATTGCTGTTTGGAATCTTTTTTGGCTGCAAGCACAACATGCGGGTGGAATTGTGGGGTGGATTGATTTTGATTGGCATTGGAACCAAGGTCTTAATAGAACATATTTGTGTTTAG
- the panD gene encoding aspartate 1-decarboxylase codes for MMIEVMKSKLHCVRVTEADLNYMGSITIDEDLMDAANLIANERVHIVDNNNGERFSTYIIKGERGSGKICLNGAAARKVQVGDIIIIMSYAMMDFEEAKSFKPTVIFPDSVTNKVI; via the coding sequence ATGATGATTGAAGTAATGAAGTCAAAGCTGCACTGTGTACGTGTAACAGAGGCTGATTTAAATTACATGGGTAGTATCACGATTGACGAAGATTTGATGGACGCAGCAAATCTTATCGCCAATGAGAGAGTACATATCGTGGATAATAATAACGGTGAACGTTTTTCAACTTATATTATTAAAGGTGAACGCGGCTCAGGCAAGATCTGCCTGAACGGTGCAGCAGCCCGAAAGGTACAAGTAGGAGATATAATTATCATCATGTCGTATGCCATGATGGATTTTGAAGAAGCGAAAAGCTTTAAACCAACTGTTATTTTTCCAGATTCCGTGACTAATAAAGTAATCTGA
- the panC gene encoding pantoate--beta-alanine ligase yields the protein MKIVYTINELQTELSVLKAQGKKVGLVPTMGALHAGHASLVKRSAKDNDVTVVSVFVNPTQFNDKNDLLKYPHTLDADCKLLETNGCSFVFAPSVEEMYPEPDTRKFNFAPLDSVMEGAFRPGHFNGVAQIVSKLFDAVKPHRAYFGEKDFQQLAIIREMVKQLNYDLEIVGCPIVREEDGLALSSRNARLSAEEREIALKISQTLFKSRTFAADHSVSETIRFVEESIAAERGLRLEYFKIVDGNTLQEFGNWADTNYAVGCITVFCGEVRLIDNIKYKEI from the coding sequence ATGAAAATAGTATACACTATTAATGAGTTGCAGACTGAGCTTTCTGTTCTGAAAGCTCAGGGCAAAAAGGTTGGGTTGGTACCAACAATGGGTGCTTTGCATGCTGGACATGCATCGTTAGTTAAGCGTAGCGCAAAAGATAATGATGTAACCGTAGTGAGCGTCTTTGTTAACCCTACTCAGTTTAATGATAAGAATGATCTATTAAAATATCCGCATACACTGGATGCAGATTGTAAACTACTGGAAACCAATGGTTGTTCCTTTGTTTTTGCTCCTTCAGTGGAAGAAATGTATCCGGAGCCAGATACACGAAAATTTAATTTTGCTCCGCTAGACTCAGTGATGGAAGGAGCCTTCCGTCCGGGACATTTTAACGGAGTGGCACAAATAGTAAGTAAACTGTTTGATGCAGTGAAACCTCACCGTGCATATTTTGGTGAAAAAGACTTTCAGCAACTGGCTATTATCCGCGAAATGGTTAAGCAATTAAATTATGACCTTGAAATTGTTGGCTGCCCTATCGTTCGCGAAGAAGACGGACTGGCTCTAAGTAGCAGAAATGCTAGATTGTCTGCAGAAGAACGTGAAATTGCATTAAAAATATCTCAAACTTTATTTAAAAGTCGTACCTTTGCAGCAGATCACTCAGTGAGTGAAACGATTCGCTTTGTAGAAGAGTCTATTGCTGCTGAGAGAGGGCTACGCCTGGAATACTTTAAGATTGTGGATGGAAACACCTTACAAGAATTTGGGAACTGGGCAGATACAAATTATGCAGTGGGCTGTATCACAGTATTCTGTGGAGAAGTCCGGCTGATTGATAACATAAAATATAAAGAGATTTAA
- a CDS encoding glycogen/starch synthase — translation MMKANKVLFITQEITPYLPESEMANVGRYLPQAIQEKGREIRTFMPKWGNINERRNQLHEVIRLSGMNLIIDDTDHPLIIKVASIQSARMQVYFIDNDDYFQHKLQEVDENGQEYEDNDNRAIFYARGVIETVKKLRWCPDVIHCHGWMAALAPLYIKKVYKDEPSFRDVKIVLSVYENDFKNKFPQDFVSKLMLKGITNEDLVSVQGEVDYTALMKLAIDFSDGVIQNSENVNDEVLNYAREKNIPVLDFQSPDNYADAFNDFYDLVWEAEK, via the coding sequence ATAATGAAGGCTAACAAGGTTTTATTTATTACACAAGAGATTACTCCTTACTTGCCTGAATCCGAAATGGCTAACGTTGGAAGATACCTTCCACAGGCTATTCAGGAAAAAGGGAGAGAAATAAGGACATTTATGCCGAAGTGGGGAAATATTAATGAACGCAGAAACCAACTGCATGAAGTGATTCGCCTCTCGGGTATGAACCTGATCATTGATGATACAGATCATCCATTGATTATTAAAGTGGCTTCTATCCAGTCTGCCAGAATGCAGGTATACTTCATAGACAATGATGACTATTTTCAGCACAAACTACAAGAAGTAGATGAGAATGGACAAGAGTACGAAGACAATGATAACAGAGCTATTTTTTATGCCCGGGGTGTAATTGAAACGGTAAAGAAACTCCGTTGGTGTCCTGATGTTATTCATTGTCATGGTTGGATGGCTGCTCTAGCTCCGCTTTATATAAAAAAAGTGTATAAAGACGAACCTTCATTTCGCGATGTAAAGATTGTGCTCTCAGTATATGAAAATGACTTTAAAAATAAATTCCCTCAAGATTTTGTTTCTAAACTGATGTTGAAGGGGATAACCAATGAGGATTTGGTTTCTGTTCAGGGCGAGGTAGATTATACGGCGCTTATGAAACTGGCAATAGATTTTTCTGACGGTGTTATTCAAAATAGTGAAAATGTGAATGATGAGGTTCTGAATTATGCCCGTGAGAAGAATATTCCTGTTCTCGATTTTCAATCTCCAGACAATTATGCCGATGCTTTCAATGACTTTTATGATCTAGTCTGGGAAGCTGAAAAATAA
- a CDS encoding DUF4270 domain-containing protein: protein MKIKYLWASLFAFVLFSCDDTTGTLGLSMMPDSDKIAMGAQTFDVSTETILAGSVYAKTSMGYLGKYTDPEFGSFEADFLTQLTCTDQFEFPINRMVPVDPTADQKEFKATSASVDLYYTGYFGDSLNTCRLSVYELNKELVKQDQSNYYTNINPAQYYDSANGLIGKKAYSAVDLSISEDTRKVSTFYPSVSVAFPLERANEFIKLFQTSKAQGKNFKDEFSKVFKGLYIKCDHGDGTVLYVDQVHLNVSFKIYAADSLGNFPIKRKQAGYEKIDSTYTTIATFGSTKEVIQANRFTNDKKLEDLAKISDYTMIKSPAGLFTKATLPIGKIANALKNDTLNSVKLSFNAYNTNSTNQFGMSAPKYLLMVRAKDMDKFFEDNLLTDNVTSFVATYSSSKNQYTFTNITRLITTSIAEKKALNGTVSEDLTEDMILVPVSVTLDSNKKMVSIRHDLKPGYVKLKGGKDNKLKLEVIYSKLNK, encoded by the coding sequence ATGAAAATAAAATATTTATGGGCATCCTTGTTTGCCTTTGTTCTGTTCTCCTGTGATGATACTACAGGTACCTTGGGACTAAGTATGATGCCTGATAGTGATAAAATTGCTATGGGCGCGCAAACATTCGATGTTAGTACAGAGACAATACTTGCTGGATCTGTTTATGCGAAAACAAGTATGGGGTATCTGGGAAAGTATACCGATCCGGAATTTGGTAGTTTTGAGGCTGATTTTCTCACACAGCTAACTTGTACGGACCAGTTTGAATTTCCAATAAACAGAATGGTGCCTGTTGATCCGACTGCAGATCAGAAAGAATTTAAAGCAACTTCAGCAAGTGTAGATTTATATTATACAGGCTATTTCGGAGATTCTTTGAATACTTGTCGATTAAGTGTCTATGAACTGAATAAAGAGCTGGTTAAGCAGGATCAGAGTAATTATTATACGAATATTAATCCAGCTCAGTATTATGATAGTGCGAATGGGTTAATTGGCAAGAAGGCCTATTCTGCTGTTGATTTATCAATAAGTGAAGATACTAGAAAAGTATCAACTTTTTATCCCTCAGTAAGTGTAGCATTTCCTTTAGAGAGAGCAAATGAATTTATAAAGCTATTTCAGACATCAAAAGCACAGGGTAAAAACTTTAAAGACGAATTTTCCAAAGTTTTCAAAGGTCTTTATATAAAATGTGATCATGGAGATGGTACAGTTCTTTATGTTGATCAAGTGCATTTAAACGTTTCATTTAAAATATATGCTGCAGATTCTTTAGGTAATTTCCCGATTAAGAGAAAGCAAGCAGGATATGAGAAGATCGATTCAACTTATACTACTATAGCTACGTTCGGATCAACAAAAGAGGTTATTCAGGCAAACCGTTTTACGAACGATAAAAAGCTTGAAGATTTGGCTAAAATCAGTGATTATACAATGATCAAGTCTCCGGCCGGATTATTTACCAAAGCTACATTGCCTATAGGTAAAATAGCAAATGCATTAAAGAATGATACTTTGAATTCAGTAAAGTTATCTTTCAACGCCTATAATACAAATTCGACGAATCAGTTTGGAATGAGTGCTCCAAAGTATTTATTGATGGTAAGAGCAAAAGATATGGATAAATTCTTTGAGGATAATTTACTTACGGATAATGTGACATCTTTTGTTGCTACTTATTCAAGTAGCAAGAATCAGTACACCTTTACAAATATTACTCGTCTGATAACAACTAGCATTGCAGAGAAGAAAGCCCTTAATGGAACTGTTTCAGAGGATTTGACAGAAGATATGATACTTGTACCGGTTTCTGTTACTTTAGATTCTAACAAAAAGATGGTTTCCATTCGTCATGATTTGAAGCCTGGATATGTAAAGTTAAAAGGTGGAAAAGACAATAAATTAAAACTGGAAGTAATTTACAGTAAATTGAATAAGTAG
- a CDS encoding glycoside hydrolase family 57 protein codes for MKTICFYFEIHQIFHLKRYRFFDIGTEHYYYDDYYNETNLSDIAERSYKPAIDTLIEMAKSNNGAFKVALGLSGVALEQLEMHAPCVIDKLKELANTGCCEFLAETYSDGLSSLIDEKCFRDEIHHQCKKIEQLFGKKPSVFRNTGLIYSDEIGSIIADMGFKGVLTEGAKHILGWKSPHYVYHCNQAPELKILLRDFKLSDDISLRFSNHEWSEFPLFADKYISWIDAMPKEEEVINIFMTLDSLGISQPISSNILEFFKALPACASEKGITFSTPSEIISKSKSVSPIEVLYPISWIDEERDISAWLGNILQREAFNKLYSLSERVRLCHNKRIKQDWDYLQACMNFRYMSTKHTGLKIERGNYDSPYDAFSNYMNILADFINRVNSLYPEDVENEELNSLLTTIKNQGDEIATLHKKIDLLENERPKTKETDITEKKPKTTKKKKTKA; via the coding sequence ATGAAAACAATCTGCTTTTACTTTGAAATACACCAGATTTTTCATCTGAAACGATATCGTTTCTTTGATATAGGAACAGAACATTATTATTACGACGATTATTACAACGAAACAAACTTAAGTGACATAGCTGAACGTTCTTATAAGCCAGCAATCGATACTTTGATTGAAATGGCTAAAAGTAACAATGGAGCTTTTAAAGTTGCTCTTGGCCTCTCGGGGGTTGCTCTGGAACAATTGGAAATGCATGCGCCGTGTGTTATTGATAAACTAAAGGAGCTGGCCAATACTGGTTGTTGTGAGTTTCTGGCAGAAACATATTCAGATGGACTCTCATCCTTGATTGATGAAAAATGCTTCCGTGATGAGATCCATCATCAATGCAAAAAGATCGAACAGCTATTTGGTAAAAAGCCAAGTGTCTTCCGGAACACAGGTCTTATTTATTCTGATGAGATAGGTAGCATTATAGCCGACATGGGATTTAAAGGCGTCCTGACAGAAGGAGCCAAACATATTTTAGGATGGAAAAGCCCTCACTATGTATACCATTGCAATCAAGCGCCAGAATTAAAAATCTTATTAAGAGATTTCAAACTTTCAGACGATATAAGTCTTCGTTTCTCAAATCATGAGTGGAGCGAATTTCCCTTGTTTGCCGATAAATACATCAGTTGGATTGATGCTATGCCTAAAGAAGAAGAAGTTATCAATATCTTCATGACTCTGGATTCGTTAGGAATTTCGCAACCAATATCCTCCAATATTCTGGAGTTTTTTAAAGCACTTCCAGCATGTGCCAGTGAGAAAGGAATTACATTCTCTACACCATCAGAAATAATTTCTAAATCAAAATCCGTCTCTCCTATTGAAGTGTTATATCCTATTTCATGGATAGATGAGGAAAGAGATATTAGCGCATGGTTAGGAAACATTCTTCAAAGAGAAGCATTTAATAAGCTATACAGTTTGTCCGAGCGGGTAAGACTATGCCATAACAAAAGAATCAAACAGGACTGGGACTATTTGCAGGCTTGCATGAATTTCCGATATATGTCAACCAAACATACTGGTTTAAAAATTGAAAGAGGAAATTACGACTCGCCATATGATGCATTTTCAAACTATATGAATATTCTGGCAGACTTTATTAATAGAGTAAATTCTTTATATCCCGAAGATGTGGAGAATGAAGAGCTTAATTCGCTGCTTACAACTATAAAGAATCAAGGAGATGAAATTGCTACCCTGCATAAGAAAATTGACCTGTTAGAAAATGAAAGGCCCAAGACAAAAGAAACTGATATAACAGAAAAGAAGCCTAAAACTACAAAAAAGAAAAAGACAAAAGCATAA
- a CDS encoding glycosyltransferase yields the protein MKVLMFGWEFPPHILGGLGTASYGLTKGMSTQEDMQITFCIPKPWGDEDQSFLKIIGMNNTPVVWKDVSWDYINSRVGGYMNPQDYYDLRDHIYADFNYLHTNDLGCIEFSGRYPDNLQEEINNYSIVAGVVARQQQYDIIHSHDWLTYPAGIHAKQISGKPLVIHVHATDFDRSRGNVNPTVYSIEKNGMDHADHIMCVSELTRQTVIHKYHQDPRKVSTVHNAVSPLSQEIMEIVPKKNKKEKIVTFLGRITMQKGPEYFVEAAAMVLHRTKNIRFVMAGNGDMMHQMIRLVAERGMADRFHFPGFMKGKEVYEVLKSSDVYIMPSVSEPFGISPLEAMQVSVPTIISKQSGCAEILNNCIKTDYWDIHAMADAIYSICTYPAMYEYLKVEGKREVDNIKWENVGYQIRSTYDSIIQNYR from the coding sequence ATGAAAGTATTAATGTTTGGATGGGAATTTCCCCCTCATATATTGGGAGGTCTAGGAACAGCCAGCTATGGGCTGACAAAAGGAATGTCTACACAGGAAGATATGCAAATCACTTTTTGCATTCCTAAACCTTGGGGAGATGAAGATCAGAGTTTTTTAAAGATTATAGGAATGAACAACACTCCGGTTGTATGGAAAGATGTCAGTTGGGATTATATAAACAGCCGAGTTGGAGGATATATGAACCCGCAGGATTATTATGATTTGCGCGATCACATTTATGCAGATTTCAACTATCTACACACAAATGATTTAGGCTGCATTGAATTTTCAGGCAGATATCCAGACAACTTGCAGGAGGAGATTAATAATTATTCTATTGTAGCCGGTGTGGTGGCACGCCAACAACAGTACGACATCATTCATTCACACGACTGGCTGACGTATCCTGCCGGTATTCATGCCAAGCAGATATCCGGAAAGCCTTTAGTTATTCATGTACATGCTACAGATTTCGACCGTAGCCGGGGAAATGTAAATCCTACAGTCTATTCCATTGAGAAAAACGGAATGGACCATGCCGATCATATTATGTGTGTAAGCGAATTAACCCGCCAAACGGTTATTCATAAATATCATCAGGATCCAAGAAAGGTTTCTACCGTACACAATGCCGTATCTCCATTATCACAAGAAATAATGGAGATTGTTCCGAAGAAGAACAAAAAAGAGAAAATCGTCACATTTCTGGGAAGAATCACCATGCAGAAAGGGCCTGAATATTTTGTAGAAGCAGCTGCAATGGTACTTCATAGAACAAAAAATATTCGTTTTGTAATGGCAGGTAACGGAGATATGATGCACCAGATGATTAGGTTAGTGGCCGAGCGGGGTATGGCAGACCGTTTTCATTTCCCCGGATTTATGAAAGGGAAAGAGGTTTACGAGGTTCTCAAATCCAGTGATGTTTATATCATGCCATCCGTGTCAGAACCTTTTGGAATTTCACCACTTGAAGCGATGCAGGTTAGTGTCCCAACAATTATCTCCAAGCAATCCGGTTGTGCCGAAATTCTGAACAATTGCATTAAGACAGATTACTGGGATATTCATGCCATGGCCGATGCCATTTATTCCATTTGTACTTATCCGGCAATGTATGAGTACTTAAAGGTTGAAGGAAAAAGAGAAGTAGATAATATAAAGTGGGAGAACGTGGGCTACCAAATACGGTCCACCTACGATAGTATTATTCAAAATTACAGATAA